From Coturnix japonica isolate 7356 chromosome 3, Coturnix japonica 2.1, whole genome shotgun sequence, the proteins below share one genomic window:
- the LOC107312343 gene encoding gallinacin-12-like has protein sequence MPSRLPASCRSFCTVSRSALLLPSRTKVMGNLCVVFIFISLLAHGSTQGPDSCNHDRGLCRMGKCIFGEYLAKYCFKPIILCCKPLSLTPTKT, from the exons ATGCCATCCCGCCTGCCAGCATCATGCAGAAGCTTCTGCACAGTCTCAcgctcagccctgctgctacCCAGCAGGACCAAAGTGATGGGGAACCTTTGTGTCGTGTTCATCTTCATCTCCCTGCTCGCTCACG gaagcactcaaggccCAGACAGCTGTAACCACGACAGGGGCTTGTGCCGAATGGGGAAATGCATCTTTGGGGAATACCTGGCTAAGTACTGCTTTAAACCCATCATTCTCTGCTGTAAACCTTTATCACTGACACCCACCAAGACCTGA
- the LOC107312339 gene encoding gallinacin-11 has translation MHFPCTSAGRWIFTGPHSCLLLVKILWCYHPVPTLRLRPSTMKLLSCLMALLLFLLQAVPGLGLPRDTSRCVGYHGYCIRSKVCPKPFAAFGTCSWRRETCCVDTTSNFHTCQDEGGHCVSPKIRCLQEQMGLCPLKRWKCCKEI, from the exons ATGCACTTCCCATGTACCAGTGCAGGTAGATGGATTTTTACAGGGCCACATAGCTGTCTCCTCCTGGTAAAAA TTCTCTGGTGTTATCACCCCGTCCCCACTCTGCGGCTAAGACCTTCTACCATGAAGCTCCTCTCCTGCCTCATggctctgctcctcttcctcctccaggcTGTTCCAG GTCTTGGCTTGCCCAGAGACACCTCACGTTGTGTTGGCTACCACGGGTACTGCATCCGTTCCAAAGTCTGCCCAAAACCATTTGCTGCATTTGGAACTTGCTCTTGGCGTCGGGAAACCTGCTGTGTAG ACACCACATCAAACTTCCATACCTGTCAAGACGAGGGGGGCCATTGTGTATCTCCAAAGATCAGATGTTTGCAAGAACAGATGGGACTCTGCCCTCTAAAAAGATGGAAGTGCTGCaaagaaatataa